One Bradysia coprophila strain Holo2 unplaced genomic scaffold, BU_Bcop_v1 contig_594, whole genome shotgun sequence DNA segment encodes these proteins:
- the LOC119083372 gene encoding uncharacterized protein LOC119083372, with amino-acid sequence MRTTWKNHRIMDLLLVAALLSGCILGTSSEDIKRSVDVQNIFNHFDALIKLKSTVPTVSDAVCVTSVDELNEIENAFVPDYDPETVLRDAEISIKISPDCAKLDRVKSEIIKLRNDFGIVIAQPISSQIYRTLKTSFESKIIQFVGSLEIAKKMESGDRLDMVVRFQNEFQPQQNRISEVLTKLETEQKRSNDANVQTAIEHLQRGKLDEAVAAFAIVTDHEAHVERAVMAVYGNEDDFPNICRFIVRLPKLSRENGYKVVRDQLKKDNRMVDRHIWVLAAEVSRIQEKDRGILNDVFVHIKTMVQNDDFDSIAVILNKTGVWKQ; translated from the coding sequence ATGAGAACAACGTGGAAAAATCATCGTATAATGGATTTACTACTCGTCGCAGCTCTATTATCTGGCTGCATTCTAGGCACTTCCAGTGAGGACATTAAACGCTCCGTCGatgtgcaaaatattttcaaccatTTCGACGCTTTGATAAAGTTGAAAAGCACCGTACCAACTGTATCAGATGCTGTATGTGTAACGTCCGTTGATGAGttaaatgaaatcgaaaatgCCTTTGTTCCCGACTATGACCCCGAGACTGTTTTACGAGACGCTGAGATCAGCATTAAAATTTCGCCGGATTGCGCTAAGCTGGACAGAGTGAAATCGGAAATTATAAAACTCAGAAATGATTTCGGAATAGTGATCGCTCAACCAATATCGTCTCAAATCTACAGAACGCTGAAAACGAGTTTCGAATCAAAGATTATACAATTCGTTGGCTCTCTGGAAATTGCGAAGAAAATGGAGTCTGGCGATCGGTTGGATATGGTGGTCCggtttcaaaatgaatttcaaccACAGCAAAATCGAATCTCCGAGGTCCTAACCAAATTGGAGACCGAACAAAAGCGATCGAATGATGCCAATGTTCAAACTGCAATTGAGCACTTACAACGTGGAAAGTTGGATGAAGCTGTAGCTGCGTTCGCCATTGTTACGGATCATGAAGCGCATGTCGAACGAGCTGTGATGGCTGTATACGGAAACGAAGACGATTTCCCAAATATTTGCCGATTCATTGTGCGATTGCCAAAGCTCAGCAGAGAAAATGGCTACAAAGTCGTTCGCGATCAATTGAAAAAAGATAATCGAATGGTGGATCGCCACATCTGGGTTTTGGCTGCTGAAGTAAGTCGTATACAAGAAAAAGACCGTGGCATACTCAACGATGTGTTCGTCCATATCAAAACCATGGTTCAAAATGACGATTTTGATAGTATCGCtgtaattttaaacaaaacaggCGTATGGAAGCAATGA
- the LOC119083373 gene encoding tctex1 domain-containing protein 1-like isoform X2, producing MASGFGGWKNKIQSTIHTNTRMNALLNDQFNLLSLGKKKNLNRLKEALQETHQGSESVEPDEVKPKGDPKVNVEEIYRILQSTIEEQLKTDKFFQTYNAQISSKFCQILSREIRGRIKMLRHDRFRIVCIVAIIEKLQQFIDYKMGFNVDPKCDNYSTFTYEGATCYIVATVFMVYKD from the exons ATGGCTTCCGGATTCGGTGGTTGGAAAAACAAGATTCAATCAACGATACATACAAATACCCGAATGAATGCTCTGCTGAACGATCAATTTAACTTACTATCGTTAGGCaagaaaaagaatttgaaCCGTCTGAAGGAAGCGTTACAGGAGACACACCAAGGGTCTGAATCTGTTGAACCGGACGAAGTGAAGCCGAAAGGTGATCCAAAAGTGAACGTTGAAGAGATTTATCGCATACTGCAAAGTACAATCGAAGAACAACTCAAAACCGACAAATTCTTTCAAACCTACAATGCACAAATATCGTCCAAATTTTGTCAGATTTTATCGAGGGAAATTCGTGGACGGATCAAGATGTTAAGACATGATCG ATTTCGCATAGTATGCATCGTAGCAATAATCGAAAAGCTTCAGCAATTTATTGACTATAAGATGGGCTTTAATGTTGATCCAAAGTGCGACAATTATTCGACATTTACATATGAAG GTGCAACTTGCTACATTGTGGCCACTGTTTTCATGGTTTATAAAGATTGA
- the LOC119083375 gene encoding BTB/POZ domain-containing protein At4g08455-like, which translates to MICTTRQGIFHTGIFGHDNKSELKWRISADLPNHLLRIEPVDETINKRFKYILSIDVNTKEFYSPRVYDGSAFQCKMPANSEIGTMKIKIVYPYEAITFCSCALVKSKEAIVQQQSVELVTTLPKMITKAASRNEYTDVKFSFEDKLVVAHKHILADRSEVFRRMFSWNADDPNANEPIQIIDTSYAAFELFMDVIYFGTVPSNSEMFLEMIVLADKYDIADIKAAIEASAIPLMNSDNVINMLITSELHNAHRMKNVALEFCAKNPMTEISNVQNLAKYPDLMVQVLTYNQKHFKKA; encoded by the coding sequence ATGATTTGTACCACACGACAAGGCATATTTCATACCGGCATTTTTGGACATGACAATAAAAGCGAACTTAAATGGCGAATTTCTGCTGATTTACCAAATCATTTGTTACGAATAGAACCTGTAGATGAAACAATCAACAAACGTTTCAAGTACATACTGTCGATTGATGTGAATACAAAGGAATTTTACAGCCCTCGTGTCTACGATGGATCAgcatttcaatgtaaaatgcCCGCAAATTCAGAAATTGGTACGATGaagataaaaattgtttatccCTACGAAGCGATAACTTTCTGTTCATGTGCACTGGTAAAATCGAAAGAAGCGATCGTTCAACAACAATCGGTCGAACTAGTCACTACTCTACCAAAAATGATAACCAAAGCCGCATCGAGAAATGAGTACACTGATGTGAAGTTCAGTTTCGAAGACAAATTGGTTGTCGCTCACAAGCATATACTGGCTGACAGAAGTGAAGTTTTTCGCAGAATGTTTTCGTGGAACGCAGATGATCCAAACGCTAATGAACCGATCCAAATTATAGACACCTCGTACGCTGCTTTCGAACTGTTCATGGATGTAATCTATTTCGGAACTGTACCATCGAATTCTGAAATGTTTCTGGAAATGATCGTGTTGGCGGACAAGTATGACATTGCGGATATCAAGGCTGCAATTGAAGCGTCCGCAATACCATTGATGAATTCGGATAATGTAATCAACATGCTGATCACATCAGAACTGCACAACGCTCACCGAATGAAAAACGTAGCATTGGAATTCTGTGCCAAAAATCCGATGACAGAAATAAGCAACGTTCAGAATTTGGCCAAATACCCTGACCTGATGGTTCAGGTTCTAACGTATaaccaaaaacatttcaaaaaagcTTAG
- the LOC119083373 gene encoding uncharacterized protein LOC119083373 isoform X1, with translation MASGFGGWKNKIQSTIHTNTRMNALLNDQFNLLSLGKKKNLNRLKEALQETHQGSESVEPDEVKPKGDPKVNVEEIYRILQSTIEEQLKTDKFFQTYNAQISSKFCQILSREIRGRIKMLRHDRRFRIVCIVAIIEKLQQFIDYKMGFNVDPKCDNYSTFTYEGATCYIVATVFMVYKD, from the exons ATGGCTTCCGGATTCGGTGGTTGGAAAAACAAGATTCAATCAACGATACATACAAATACCCGAATGAATGCTCTGCTGAACGATCAATTTAACTTACTATCGTTAGGCaagaaaaagaatttgaaCCGTCTGAAGGAAGCGTTACAGGAGACACACCAAGGGTCTGAATCTGTTGAACCGGACGAAGTGAAGCCGAAAGGTGATCCAAAAGTGAACGTTGAAGAGATTTATCGCATACTGCAAAGTACAATCGAAGAACAACTCAAAACCGACAAATTCTTTCAAACCTACAATGCACAAATATCGTCCAAATTTTGTCAGATTTTATCGAGGGAAATTCGTGGACGGATCAAGATGTTAAGACATGATCG CAGATTTCGCATAGTATGCATCGTAGCAATAATCGAAAAGCTTCAGCAATTTATTGACTATAAGATGGGCTTTAATGTTGATCCAAAGTGCGACAATTATTCGACATTTACATATGAAG GTGCAACTTGCTACATTGTGGCCACTGTTTTCATGGTTTATAAAGATTGA